The following nucleotide sequence is from Scleropages formosus chromosome 4, fSclFor1.1, whole genome shotgun sequence.
TTAAACATGATGTATTTGACCTGGTAATCTCTTCATGAGAAAAGCACTAAAAACAGCGATGCAGTAGTGGGCGGAGAAAAAGAGACTCACTGTACAGCATCTCCAGTCGAATCAGGCAGCTCACAAAGCTGTCAAAGTTGATGGAGAAATCCGGACCGGCATAGCGACTCACTATGGCCTGAAGCACTGCGTTGTTCACCTGGAATCCTGGTAAATAATACCACGGTAAGGTACACGGGTTGATCAATTGCATCCCTTTAATGGTATTACCACTAATAAAAAATGCTGCAGTCCCTATGATCTACAGTTACCACTGCTAATGTTAGTATAGTACTACTATACgtttttttattcagcagatgcttttctccaaagcgacttccaatcaactctatgtagtgttactatcagcccacacaccttagtcaccaaggtgacttacaccgctagatacactacttacactgggtcactcatccatacgtcagtggaacacacacactatgggtgaacctcaacagcatgtctttggactgtgggaggaaaccagagcacccagggaaaACCCACActaagggagaacatgcaagctccacgtggactgagtgaggatcgaacccacatcctcttgcaccacccaggtggtgtgagacaaCGGCGCTACTTGCCGTGGCACCGTGCCGCCCTCGCTAGAGAGCACTTTGGGTGAGAAATTTGCATCAGAACCCAACTACAGGTCAAAGCGAgtctaatgtaaatgtttagtcTAAATGTAAGTTTTCCATCCTTGTCCAGTCCACGGTAAGTGTCCACATTGttattcagacttttttttgcagaagatTATCTACCCTGTACTGTATACTACTGCTGTTCTTATTACTAGTGGTGTTAGACTCTCTTTTTACCTGCTTTGGCTAGAGCCTCTCTCATCTCATGGGTGCTCATGGTGCCAGAATTATCCGTATCAACACTTTGGAAGACTTCCTGATTGAAGAACAGACATCCATAATGGAAATTAATATTGATACATATAAATGAAAGAACAGAGTGTTATAAAGGGTACTTTACCAGGTACTTTTGGATCTTCTGCCAGAGAACATGCAATTCCTCGAGGTTCAGCTTGCCATTTCCGTCTTTCTGAATGTACGTAGTTAAGGCTGGATGATCTGCTTTCCACTTTTCCTACATTGCAGTAACAAGTCTTAAGgtcaaatgtacatttaattgtGGGGTACAAAATGTTTGTCACACgtattatgtatattttcagAAAGGATACATCCAAAAGACTGACGATATCACGACAGGTGTTAAGACTAAAACCAGCTGTTTTAATCTTGGatcctggaaaaaaattgcaattcTATTAGCCAAGATaacaaaaaggaaaggaaaacattaacattttaaaaggcaaAATGGTCTTACTTCTGGACAGAATATTGTTCAGAACTTGAATAAGCTGGAAAACGGACACCTCTGATTTCTGCAATGGGATTTACTGCATCATTAGAAAACTTTTATCCCAAGACTAATTGTCAAAAAAACTGTAGGGAATGAGAGGACTGGCAGTACTTACATTTCCAGCTGTCTGGttgaaaagggtcttaaaatcaGGATCAGTGTGGCTTTGAAGAAGCTTTGGCTGAAAAATACACTTAAATGACCTGTTGGGAAAATCATCTACGAGATGAATAATGCTCGTACTAGAAATGTATATATCTGCCAATGAGAAAAGTTCACCTGGATTCACAAAAAAGCTCTTGCACGTCTTTCATAGAGTAGGACCCTATATATGCGATGGGTGTGACGTTGACCATAAGAAGATTTCTGTAGccaaacagaataaaatgtcTTACCTCCTTTACATTCACGCTGATGGTCGCTGCCACTTGACTGCAATTCAAAGGAATCTGATTCAATTTACTTCACAGCACAGTATGCACCTTgacatcatttttgttttattcaacaGTCTGTAAAATTGGAACCTTTACTTGCTATGACGCTTTCGAGCCGCGTCCCCTGCTTTACACTAAAGGCCACTTGTTTTATGTCGCTTCACTTTTgtgattgttttatttcagttcaattctATTATATTTCTGTTCTGTTCCCACCTGGCAATCGCCTGCTTCTCAGTGAAGACACGCAGAAGGAAGCTCCCCTGCATGTTTGCATCAAAGGTGGAGGGGATGATGATGTACTCCCCCGGGGGCAGGTGGAAGCGGGTGCAGGCCTCACGAGCATTGATGAAGGATCCATTTCTGGCCACAGGACTGTTGCGCAGCAGAACCTCCTGACCCAGGTGGACATCGGTACGACCCTTAAACTGATCAAGAGAAAGAAGACAGAAGGTACGTTCAGGAGGGCATTCAGCATACCTACTGGTTCAGTACTGGACTGTAATCATAATTACTTATTCTGTATAGAAGtagagagggggaaaaacacaGCTGGTGCCTGAATTATAAATTTAACAGGGACCGAGAGTTGATTTGCTTCTCAAGCCAACAGGGAGGCAgatggtggcgtagtggttggagcccCTACCTTTGCACCCAatagttgctggtttgagtttCGTCCCCAGCTGtaataccattgagcaaggtatttaccttaaatttgaTCAGTGAAATGCCAGGGGGAACATGGTTTTACTCATAAACTAGTTACCCCCAGGACTCCTTGGACATTAGACATGTCACCTCTGTGTCACACAAGCAAATGTGTGGCAGTTTTGAGCTTCCTGAGTTGACATACCTCAGGAGGGACCTGGGAAACACAAAACCAAGATTTTCAACAGTCATTCTCAAAGTTTCAGCTGTCTTCAGTGAGCGCCACGCCCTCCAGAGCCGCTCACCTTGAATATGGTAAAGCCGATGTAATTCAGCTCTATTCCGAGCTTCTTTTGCTTCCGCCCATCCTTCTGCATGAGGCCAACCAGGAGGGTGCATCTGTCTTCTCCATCAAAGGGGTCATCGTCCACATCCTCGAGCTTGATGGCGTACTGAGGGTTGGAGCAGAAGGTGGCTGTGGAAGAGACGGAACTGCGTTTTTGGAGGCTGTTTCATTAGGTGAAATCAGCAACTCATTGCTGGGGATAGAAAGAatattaattctgttttttaaagaattttagtATTTGGTGACGTCAGAACGCTTCTAGCTAGCACAACATGGAGAAGAAGGTTCACCTGGGAAATTCAGACAGCCTCCTGCAGTCGAGCCCACCTTCCACTGCCCGCTGAACTGGTAGTGGTTCCAGTAGCTCAGCTTGTCACTAGTCAGTGTGTCTGGGGTCAGGTTGCAAATCTCCAGGGTGGCAAAACTCTgtagaaaatctgaaaaagccATCCTGGAAGAAAACAGTGAACCCCAACAGCACATGAGGGTCACAAGGAGAATTTTCTTTTCTGGGTGATAGAAATTTATAAGCAGCAAAATGTGAATTTGGTCTGTTTTGGTTTCTTTCTTCAATGGAGCTCTCTTTGCTAGACTCCCTCTCACTTTAGTGGAGGGAATACCTACTGTGGTACTACTTAAGTAAGAGCTACAGTAAGTCAGATGTGAGTGGCAGAGAATTAACCAAACATTTTCTAGCTCTTCAAAAAGCACACCTGGACCAGAATTTGGAAGGACTCACCAAAATTCTCCATCTTCGGCAACATTCACCAGCTTGGCTTTCTCTTCTGGGAGGATTCGGTTCCATTCTCCCGAGCTGGCAGAGAAAGAGAAGCTGTGTGAAGCTCTGCTCCTGTGGACACCCAACAATCAGCCTTTGGAAACCACAGTATTCATGGGCTCACCTGTCGCTCCAGGGCCCGGTCCATTCCACGTTACCCCAGGGGTTCCTGAGTCGCACCAGCTCAACCGTTTTCCCTTGGTAATGCACCTGATGGGTACATTAAACACCTTATAAATAACCACATTCAGTTTTTATCTCTTCCATACCCACGGTCACAACCCCACTATGATCAACAGTTTCACTGAGAATCTTTTATCACAGCATAACAATCTCAGCAGACTTGATGGTTTAGCAGCACCATCCAATTCTTTTTTATCCAGAACATCTTGCAAAGATCACAACTTTTTTCCAAGTAAGGGAACTGTACCACtagaaatgtcattttattgaTGCTAATTCATGCTGAACTTTGAGGCTGTATTCACCAGCAGCCATGTTTAGCCCGGAAACTTCCACATAGGTATCGTGGTATCATACCTCCTCTGCAGCAGTGAGGGAGTATGCATGTCCTTTCACCAGCTTCAAAGGCGTTATTGCCTCTCTTTCATTGGAACTTCTAGCCTGCACAAACATACCGGTGAAAGGTTCAAGAAAAACCAGTGTAACAGAAGTGAATTTTGTGAAATGCACAACAGGAAGAACCTCTGTGATATGATATTACATGTCAATATGTTTTTACTGTAGCTCTGCAGCTCTTCAACTCCATCTAAATGCTAGGCCAGAGAGTTAGTATATTAAAAAGTGATTATTTTGACTTTCTCTTACTTCAATAGCGCAGGCCAAGAGTGATCCCAGCTGCAGCGCCCTCTGGATAACTTTGAAGAGGTACGATGGAGCATTTTTCAGCTCGTATTTCTCCGATATTCCACCGGTGAAATCCTCAAAACCCTCAGTGGCCGATCCCCCAGACAGAGCCTCATAACAGCCATTCAACctgaagaaagagaaggagaacaaAGGGCCCAAAATCCTCATTTTGCCCAAATTATTCTATCATCGAATTACACGAAGTGCGGCGGCTGAGGTGGTTCTCAGTGGAGCCATTAGTTCCTACTTACTTGGCATAGGCCTTTTCCAGCAGGGCGCTCCAGAACTCAGAGCCTTGACTCGAATGAACAAATACCAGTTTCCCATTTCTCGTCGGCAGCTTGTCATCGATCACCACATCGATCCAATCCCCAAACTGCCAGAACTAGTCGGTGGAACAACAAAGCGGTTGTAGGCCTTGAGACCAAGGATGGCCTTTTGCAGGCTTTGTAGGATAACACACGTACTGCAGTTCTCCATTAATCACAGAGATCTAAATGGAAGCTGTAGATCTTAAAATTGTACATTACATCCTGTTAGACTGCCAATTCTGGTACCGTGAAATGAAGTATACCAACCTGGAAATGGAAGATTCCAGCATAGTTTTCCTGGAAACTCTGCCCAGGTGGGACAACGCGAGCCAAGATTTCCTGGTCCAGAGTCAGGGAAGCGATGGCAGCCATCAGCCAGCAGTCACCTATAGGGTACAAAACCCTAGATGAGGGTACCCGTCTCTTGTTCTCTAGGCCGCTTGCGTCATGGGAGAATATGGTGCAATGGAAGAAATGTTGGACTACTGTAATGCCATAATCCAGGTCTTTCCAGCTCAGTTCTATCTTGTCATAGTTTTGTCTGACAATGGCATACTCCACAAAATATTACTGGAAGTAATAGAGCAGGCAGAATGAAGCATGTTTACTGGAGTGTGTTGCCACCCtatatttaatttcacttaatCTTAGAACTTACCCAGCTGTCCTTGGCAGATATCTGTCCTGGTGGCTCCATTATCAATGAAACATGGGTTCTTGCACAGCTCCTGCCGAGATCAGAAGTAAGAGGTAAGTGAAATTGCATCGTGTCGGAAATGTAGAAGAGCGTGAAACATAAGTATGTAGAAGCGCTCGTAAAACATACATTACTGTGGGATTAATCAGATTGTCCCTTTCGGCCTCCAGCATGGAATACGTGAACCACAGCCACCTAATGTATCCTCATTGTCAGGGTTACCAGCTGCGTTTGCTTAATATGTGTTAGTGCGTTCATGTCTCGGGTGCATTTCAGTTCATCCAGAAAAGAGGGCTTCCCGTTTCTACGTTAAATGAAGAGGACACAAGTCTCTGCGTCTCGGTGAGCTACTCAAAGGCTCCACGCAAGGTAGCGCTTCTTTTTCACATTCAAAGCGAATTTCCATTTGggcatttggcagatgcttgtTGTAAAGTTCAGGGTATgcataataacaaataaacgTAATGCAAAGCACTGTAACCTCACGGGGGTTTTGCTCTGGTATCTCCAGTAAGGGCTGGAAAACCAAGCAGCCAACTGAAGGCTGAATTTTATATAACTTTATTCAAGACTTCATGCAACTCATACGTTTATACAAATGGACACTACCTGCCTCAACACCTGTGAGATCTGGCAGCAGCAACCTTCCCGTCATGGGTTCGTGTCTTTAATAAAAATGCCACCTGTTGCCAACATAAtgagtatttattttacatcatttgagtattttaaatgattatttattttacttcatttccATATTTAGATGACCCATTTGCACTCCCAgacaaatataatttatacCTTTTTGTGTTCAAATGGGACTTATAGATTTGAAATTTACCCTCATGTTGGAGTTACTTCAATTTTATGGACTTCTAATTGGACCAGTCTGATGGGAGAAATGGGCAGAAAAGAAGCTTCACTCACACCCCTCCATTGGAGGTGCGGCGGTGTTGGAGGTGCGGAAGACACTCATCCCCTACCTTTGGCCTTTTCCAGACCACACCTTGAGTCTCGCTGGAGTTAGGGCCCAGGATGTTGAATCCCAGGGAGCTGCTCCCTGCAGGAAAAGTGTCGTCTTCAAACAGACGGCCTTTCTGCAGGCACTGGGTCTTCAGGGTGGAAT
It contains:
- the LOC108927098 gene encoding calpain-2 catalytic subunit-like, which codes for MTSIAGKLARQNERAEGMGTNKNAVKFCNQDYSTLKTQCLQKGRLFEDDTFPAGSSSLGFNILGPNSSETQGVVWKRPKELCKNPCFIDNGATRTDICQGQLGDCWLMAAIASLTLDQEILARVVPPGQSFQENYAGIFHFQFWQFGDWIDVVIDDKLPTRNGKLVFVHSSQGSEFWSALLEKAYAKLNGCYEALSGGSATEGFEDFTGGISEKYELKNAPSYLFKVIQRALQLGSLLACAIEARSSNEREAITPLKLVKGHAYSLTAAEEVHYQGKTVELVRLRNPWGNVEWTGPWSDSSGEWNRILPEEKAKLVNVAEDGEFWMAFSDFLQSFATLEICNLTPDTLTSDKLSYWNHYQFSGQWKVGSTAGGCLNFPATFCSNPQYAIKLEDVDDDPFDGEDRCTLLVGLMQKDGRKQKKLGIELNYIGFTIFKVPPEFKGRTDVHLGQEVLLRNSPVARNGSFINAREACTRFHLPPGEYIIIPSTFDANMQGSFLLRVFTEKQAIASQVAATISVNVKEPKLLQSHTDPDFKTLFNQTAGNKSEVSVFQLIQVLNNILSRRSKIKTAGFSLNTCRDIVSLLDKDGNGKLNLEELHVLWQKIQKYLEVFQSVDTDNSGTMSTHEMREALAKAGFQVNNAVLQAIVSRYAGPDFSINFDSFVSCLIRLEMLYKMFTALDGKKTGKIELDMLKWFCLALH